In Nonomuraea sp. NBC_00507, the following are encoded in one genomic region:
- a CDS encoding DUF1876 domain-containing protein: MDYKQWNVQIWISEDDADALTTATAVLFTPDGKRHESVAHARRNPVDRPVPGIGDELAAGRALSELASKLIEDGAKDVAQMAGTAGRAGAT; the protein is encoded by the coding sequence GTGGATTACAAACAGTGGAACGTACAGATCTGGATCAGCGAGGATGACGCCGACGCTCTGACCACGGCCACGGCGGTGTTGTTCACGCCGGACGGCAAGCGGCACGAGAGCGTGGCGCACGCCCGCCGCAACCCGGTCGACCGGCCAGTGCCCGGGATCGGGGACGAGCTGGCCGCTGGGCGAGCACTGTCGGAGCTCGCCTCGAAGCTGATCGAGGATGGCGCGAAGGACGTCGCCCAGATGGCCGGCACGGCTGGACGGGCCGGCGCGACCTGA
- a CDS encoding dihydrodipicolinate synthase family protein, translating to MSLTGVIPPVCTPMTPDYSVDAASLTRLVDHLLAGGVDALFVLGSSSEVAYLTDAQRRVVLDTVVGHVAGQVPVLAGVIDMTTPRVLDHARVAIEAGASGLVATAPFYTRTHPEEIRTHFRTIAAHSGLPVYAYDLPVSVHTKLSAELLLELAAEGVLAGVKDSSGDDGGLRQVIMGREAPFSVLTGSEVTVDSALWMGADGVVPGLGNVDPHGYVELYRHASGGDWQAARAEQERLVRLFEIVRVGGTRMGGSSSGLGAFKAALHLRGVIDCPITALPQIPLNDDEIGQIGKLLAGAGLL from the coding sequence ATGAGTTTGACCGGCGTCATCCCCCCGGTATGCACCCCCATGACCCCTGACTACTCGGTGGACGCCGCGTCACTCACGCGGCTGGTCGACCACCTTCTGGCGGGCGGGGTGGATGCGCTGTTCGTGCTCGGTTCGTCGTCGGAGGTGGCGTACCTGACGGACGCGCAGCGGCGGGTGGTGCTGGACACCGTGGTCGGGCACGTGGCGGGGCAGGTGCCGGTGCTGGCCGGGGTGATCGACATGACGACCCCGCGGGTGCTCGACCACGCGCGGGTCGCGATCGAGGCCGGGGCGTCCGGGCTGGTGGCCACCGCGCCGTTCTACACGCGCACCCACCCGGAGGAGATCCGCACCCACTTCCGTACGATCGCCGCCCACAGCGGCCTGCCCGTCTACGCCTACGACCTGCCGGTCTCCGTGCACACCAAGCTCAGCGCCGAGCTGCTGCTGGAGCTGGCCGCCGAGGGGGTGCTGGCCGGGGTCAAGGACTCCAGCGGCGACGACGGCGGCCTGCGGCAGGTCATCATGGGGCGGGAAGCGCCGTTCAGCGTGCTGACCGGGTCGGAAGTGACCGTCGACTCGGCACTGTGGATGGGAGCCGACGGCGTCGTGCCCGGGCTCGGAAACGTGGACCCGCACGGCTACGTCGAGCTCTACCGGCACGCCTCGGGCGGCGACTGGCAGGCGGCCAGGGCGGAGCAGGAGCGCCTGGTCAGGCTGTTCGAGATCGTCCGGGTCGGCGGCACGCGCATGGGCGGCAGCTCGTCGGGGCTCGGAGCGTTCAAGGCCGCGTTGCACCTGCGCGGTGTCATCGACTGCCCGATCACCGCGCTCCCGCAGATCCCGCTCAACGACGACGAGATCGGTCAGATCGGCAAGCTCCTGGCCGGGGCCGGGCTGCTCTAG
- a CDS encoding ABC transporter ATP-binding protein: protein MLELTDVHVVHKARSGGVFSRDRVYALTAANLTVNPGETVGVVGESGCGKSTLAKVLVGLQRPTAGTVVFRGQDLWALKEPERRALIGSSVGMVFQDPSTALNRRLPVRQVLRDPLNVHGRGTPAERDARVRELLELVGLPRSAADALPGQLSGGQRQRVAVARALALEPDLLIADEPTSALDVSVRAQILNLLLDLKERLGLALVFVSHDIQTVRRMSDRVVTMYLGRIVEQAPAQAVPLGARHPYTRALFSATPGLISPINPIPLVGTVPSATRPPSGCPFRTRCWRADDLCAVEMPAAVTDDDHLFHCHHPVAAGATDVELIQERV, encoded by the coding sequence GTGCTTGAGCTGACGGACGTGCACGTCGTGCACAAGGCCCGCTCGGGCGGGGTGTTCTCACGCGACCGCGTCTACGCGCTGACCGCCGCGAACCTCACGGTCAACCCGGGCGAGACCGTCGGCGTCGTCGGTGAGTCGGGGTGCGGCAAGTCCACGCTGGCCAAGGTGCTGGTGGGGCTGCAGCGGCCGACCGCGGGCACCGTCGTCTTCCGCGGCCAGGATCTGTGGGCTTTGAAGGAGCCCGAGCGGCGGGCGCTGATCGGCTCCAGCGTCGGGATGGTCTTCCAGGACCCGTCCACCGCACTCAACCGGCGCCTGCCGGTCAGGCAGGTGCTGCGCGACCCGCTCAACGTGCACGGACGCGGCACCCCTGCCGAGCGCGACGCTCGCGTCCGCGAGCTGCTCGAACTCGTCGGCCTGCCCAGGAGCGCCGCCGACGCGCTACCGGGGCAGCTGTCCGGCGGGCAGCGCCAGCGGGTGGCCGTGGCCAGGGCGCTCGCGCTCGAACCCGACCTGCTCATCGCCGACGAGCCCACCAGCGCGCTCGACGTGTCGGTCCGTGCGCAGATCCTCAACCTGCTGTTGGATCTGAAGGAGCGGCTCGGGCTGGCGCTGGTGTTCGTCTCGCACGACATCCAGACCGTGCGCAGGATGAGCGACCGCGTGGTCACCATGTATCTGGGCAGGATCGTCGAGCAGGCACCGGCGCAGGCCGTCCCGCTGGGGGCGCGGCATCCGTACACGCGGGCGCTGTTCTCCGCGACGCCCGGGCTGATCTCGCCCATCAACCCGATCCCGCTGGTGGGCACCGTGCCGTCGGCGACGCGGCCGCCGAGCGGGTGCCCGTTCCGCACGCGGTGCTGGCGGGCGGACGACCTGTGCGCGGTGGAGATGCCCGCCGCGGTGACCGACGACGACCACCTCTTCCACTGTCACCATCCGGTGGCGGCGGGAGCGACCGATGTAGAGCTGATCCAGGAGCGCGTATGA
- a CDS encoding dipeptide/oligopeptide/nickel ABC transporter permease/ATP-binding protein, with product MRRGLTERLARPGMRFRRLKPLSWVAVGIMAVVVLAALLAPWIAPHSPYFQEAAGGGPSAEHWMGLDSANRDILSRLLYGARWSLLIGLGATGLALAAGAIVGSVAATSRRAIDETIMRLLDVIMAFPGIALAAVLVAVFGGSIPVLVMAMAFLYMPSVARVVRANVLAQYGEDYVAAERIIGARTPHIIIRHVAINCAAPVLVFCTVMVADAIVFEASLSFIGAGVRPPNPSWGSVIADGKNLVLLGGWWATVFPGLLILITVLALNILSEGISDAWAAPAATKAVVRKDDAFEQARPGSGEIVELPGLAEAAQRLAERARPLPQGPPILAVERLRIGFGDGVDIVDGIGFEVRPGEVLGLVGESGCGKSLTALTIMGLQPRDARVSGHVRFDQKELLALPRRARRRLLGHEMAMIYQDALSSLNPAMTIKAQLKQVTRRGGRRSPTELLELVGLDARRTLSSYPHELSGGQRQRVLIAMALSRDPKLIVADEPTTALDVTVQAQVIELLLRLREELGFALILVSHDLALVADVTDRVVVMYGGQIVEAGATATLVGAPAHHYARGLLGSVLSLESGAERLTQIRGVVPSPADFPAGCRFADRCPMATDVCRTETPVLEGDATHVVACHHPAVALVRSEQSA from the coding sequence ATGAGACGTGGATTGACGGAGCGCCTCGCCCGGCCCGGGATGCGGTTCCGCCGGCTGAAGCCCTTGTCCTGGGTCGCGGTCGGCATCATGGCCGTCGTCGTGCTGGCCGCGCTGCTCGCACCCTGGATCGCGCCGCACTCTCCGTACTTCCAGGAAGCCGCCGGCGGCGGACCCTCCGCCGAGCACTGGATGGGCCTCGACAGCGCCAACCGCGACATCCTGTCCAGACTCCTGTACGGGGCCCGCTGGTCGCTGCTCATCGGCCTCGGCGCGACCGGGCTCGCCCTGGCGGCCGGGGCGATCGTCGGCTCGGTCGCGGCCACCTCGCGCCGCGCGATCGACGAGACCATCATGCGCCTGCTCGACGTGATCATGGCCTTCCCCGGCATAGCGCTGGCCGCGGTGCTCGTGGCCGTGTTCGGCGGCAGCATCCCGGTGCTGGTCATGGCCATGGCCTTCCTCTACATGCCGTCTGTGGCCCGGGTCGTGCGGGCCAATGTGCTGGCCCAGTACGGCGAGGACTACGTGGCGGCCGAGCGCATCATCGGCGCCAGGACCCCGCACATCATCATCAGGCACGTCGCGATCAACTGCGCGGCGCCGGTGCTGGTGTTCTGCACGGTGATGGTGGCCGACGCGATCGTGTTCGAGGCGTCGCTGTCGTTCATCGGCGCCGGCGTACGCCCGCCGAACCCGTCCTGGGGCAGCGTCATCGCCGACGGCAAGAATCTGGTCCTGCTCGGCGGCTGGTGGGCCACCGTCTTCCCCGGCCTGCTGATCCTCATCACCGTGCTGGCGCTGAACATCCTGTCCGAGGGCATCTCCGACGCCTGGGCCGCGCCCGCCGCCACCAAAGCCGTCGTCCGCAAGGATGACGCCTTCGAGCAGGCCCGCCCCGGCTCCGGCGAGATCGTCGAGCTGCCCGGCCTGGCCGAGGCCGCCCAGCGGCTGGCAGAACGCGCCCGCCCGCTCCCGCAGGGCCCGCCGATCCTCGCGGTCGAGCGGCTGCGCATCGGGTTCGGCGACGGGGTGGACATCGTGGACGGCATCGGCTTCGAAGTGCGGCCGGGCGAGGTGCTCGGCCTGGTGGGCGAGTCCGGCTGCGGCAAGTCGCTGACCGCGCTCACCATCATGGGCCTGCAGCCGCGCGACGCCCGCGTCAGCGGCCACGTGCGCTTCGACCAGAAGGAGCTGCTCGCGCTGCCGCGCCGGGCCCGCCGCCGCCTGCTCGGCCACGAGATGGCGATGATCTACCAGGACGCGCTGTCCTCGCTGAACCCGGCCATGACCATCAAGGCCCAGCTCAAGCAGGTGACCCGGCGCGGCGGCCGGCGCAGCCCCACCGAGCTGCTGGAGCTCGTCGGCCTCGACGCCCGCCGCACGCTGTCGTCCTACCCGCACGAGTTGTCGGGCGGGCAGCGCCAGCGGGTGCTCATCGCCATGGCGCTGTCGCGCGACCCGAAGCTGATCGTCGCCGACGAACCCACCACCGCCCTCGACGTGACCGTCCAGGCCCAGGTCATCGAGCTGCTGCTGCGGCTGCGGGAGGAGCTCGGGTTCGCCCTCATCCTCGTCTCGCACGACCTCGCACTGGTCGCCGACGTTACCGACCGGGTGGTCGTCATGTACGGCGGCCAGATCGTCGAGGCCGGCGCCACCGCCACGCTGGTCGGCGCGCCCGCCCACCACTACGCCCGTGGCCTGCTCGGCTCGGTGCTGTCGCTGGAGTCGGGGGCCGAGCGGCTCACGCAGATCCGCGGCGTGGTGCCGTCCCCGGCCGATTTCCCGGCCGGTTGCCGCTTCGCCGACCGGTGCCCGATGGCCACGGACGTGTGCCGTACCGAGACTCCGGTGCTGGAGGGAGACGCCACGCACGTGGTGGCCTGCCACCATCCGGCCGTGGCCCTCGTGAGGAGTGAGCAGAGTGCTTGA
- a CDS encoding ABC transporter permease — MTLVARMLLRRLLILIPVLLGVIAFVFIVMRFSNSKPEYAYFQGANPTPEQIHQFQLENGLLDPLPIRYVRFVADLATGDMGTSVLTKKPVLESVTTALPLTLQLTFLGLAVAVVLSLVFGVTAALFRDRWPDQVIRVVSLVGVAAPPFWLALLMIQYLAVGEGLFPTGGYINPADSTIGWLQSMTLPALSLSLPIAAQLTRIIRTSMVEELDRDYVRTAVGSGLPPIVVIGRNVLRNALITPLTVLGLRIGYLIGGTVVIETIYGLPGMGQLMINAVRDGDPAVVQGVVLTIAVGFMVVNLVVDVLYLLVNPRLRSAA; from the coding sequence ATGACGCTCGTCGCCCGGATGCTGCTGCGGCGGCTCCTCATCCTGATCCCCGTGCTGCTCGGGGTGATCGCGTTCGTGTTCATCGTGATGCGTTTCTCCAACAGCAAGCCGGAGTACGCCTACTTCCAGGGCGCGAACCCGACCCCCGAGCAGATCCACCAGTTCCAGCTGGAGAACGGCCTGCTCGACCCGCTGCCGATCCGCTACGTGCGCTTCGTGGCCGACCTGGCGACGGGCGACATGGGCACCAGCGTGCTCACCAAGAAGCCGGTGCTGGAGTCCGTGACGACCGCGCTGCCGCTGACGTTGCAGCTCACCTTCCTCGGACTGGCCGTGGCGGTGGTGCTGTCGCTGGTGTTCGGCGTGACCGCGGCGTTGTTCCGTGACCGCTGGCCCGACCAGGTGATCCGGGTGGTGTCGCTGGTCGGGGTGGCGGCGCCGCCGTTCTGGCTGGCGCTGCTGATGATCCAATATCTGGCCGTCGGCGAGGGCCTGTTCCCGACGGGCGGCTACATCAACCCGGCCGACTCGACCATCGGCTGGCTGCAGTCGATGACGCTGCCCGCGCTGTCGTTGTCGTTGCCGATCGCCGCCCAGCTCACCCGCATCATCCGCACGTCGATGGTGGAGGAGCTGGACCGGGACTACGTCCGCACCGCCGTGGGCAGCGGCCTGCCGCCGATCGTCGTGATCGGCCGCAACGTGCTGCGCAACGCCCTCATCACCCCGCTGACCGTGCTCGGCCTGCGCATCGGCTATCTGATCGGCGGCACCGTGGTCATCGAGACGATCTACGGCCTGCCCGGCATGGGCCAGCTCATGATCAACGCGGTGCGCGACGGCGACCCTGCGGTCGTCCAGGGCGTGGTGCTGACCATCGCGGTCGGCTTCATGGTCGTCAACCTCGTCGTCGATGTTCTGTATCTGCTGGTCAACCCTCGACTCAGGAGCGCCGCATGA
- a CDS encoding ABC transporter substrate-binding protein produces MSSEFSRRDFLRYSGATGAAAFIAATLSACSGGPASTGSVGAGSNKDLITAVIGYGNDQSWDPTQTASAFAMAGISHVYEGLLDTDPITREPYPALATAVPSDLNATTWTFTLRDGAKWHDGQPVTADDVVFTFERILGPDNVLTGNFFKSWLQEVKKVDDKNVELVFKFPFPDAAPRLTIAKIMPKHVFSQAGAWDKAKSGMTMGSGPYKQTSHNPKSNTSFEAFDGYNGPRPATVKKMNWLTIVDAAARVAKISGGSAEAQIADNIPYANVEQLKQQGLTVEGGKGMNHMFLMFNTGTKPFDDVRVRQALHYAIDKQKMIDVALKGHGTVSSSFLNEGHPDHKRASVVYDYDPEKAKALLKEAGVDNLTINLMAVNVSWIADCLPTIAASWEAIGIKTTLEPQDTAALFTKMDQFQDYQVVAAASNPNQFGMDADLILHYNYVPGGLWMKYAKWDGSDDAKKLFAMMDEASKETDKAKRTELIHKYLDFVAEQAILYPVVHNELMTAWDPKKLSGIRAQPYPGINLLQAKRT; encoded by the coding sequence GTGAGCTCTGAGTTCAGCCGCCGTGACTTCCTGCGTTACAGCGGGGCGACGGGTGCGGCGGCGTTCATCGCGGCAACCCTCTCCGCCTGTTCCGGAGGTCCGGCCTCGACCGGCTCGGTAGGCGCCGGATCCAACAAAGACCTGATCACCGCCGTCATCGGGTACGGCAACGACCAGAGCTGGGACCCCACGCAGACGGCGTCGGCGTTCGCGATGGCCGGGATCAGCCATGTTTACGAGGGATTACTCGACACCGACCCGATCACCCGCGAGCCCTACCCGGCGCTGGCCACCGCGGTGCCGTCCGACCTCAACGCCACCACCTGGACGTTCACCCTGCGGGACGGCGCCAAGTGGCACGACGGGCAGCCGGTCACCGCCGACGACGTGGTCTTCACCTTCGAGCGGATCCTGGGCCCCGACAATGTCCTGACCGGCAACTTCTTCAAGTCCTGGCTCCAGGAGGTGAAGAAGGTCGACGACAAGAACGTCGAGCTCGTCTTCAAGTTCCCCTTCCCCGACGCCGCGCCCAGGCTGACCATCGCCAAGATCATGCCCAAGCACGTCTTCAGTCAGGCGGGCGCGTGGGACAAGGCGAAGAGCGGCATGACGATGGGCTCGGGACCGTACAAGCAGACCTCCCACAACCCCAAGTCCAACACCTCGTTCGAGGCGTTCGACGGTTACAACGGCCCGCGCCCGGCCACGGTCAAGAAGATGAACTGGCTGACGATCGTGGACGCCGCGGCCCGCGTCGCCAAGATCTCCGGCGGCTCGGCCGAGGCCCAGATCGCCGACAACATCCCGTACGCCAACGTCGAGCAGCTCAAGCAGCAAGGCCTGACGGTCGAGGGCGGCAAGGGCATGAACCACATGTTCCTGATGTTCAACACGGGCACCAAGCCGTTCGACGACGTACGCGTCCGCCAGGCGCTGCACTACGCGATCGACAAGCAGAAGATGATCGACGTGGCGCTCAAGGGCCACGGCACGGTCTCCAGCTCCTTCCTCAACGAGGGCCACCCGGACCACAAGCGGGCCTCGGTCGTCTACGACTACGACCCGGAGAAGGCGAAGGCGCTGCTCAAGGAGGCCGGCGTCGACAACCTGACGATCAACCTCATGGCCGTCAACGTGAGCTGGATCGCCGACTGCCTGCCGACCATCGCCGCCTCCTGGGAGGCCATCGGCATCAAGACCACGCTGGAGCCGCAGGACACGGCCGCGTTGTTCACCAAGATGGACCAGTTCCAGGACTATCAGGTGGTCGCGGCGGCCTCGAACCCCAACCAGTTCGGCATGGACGCCGACCTGATCCTGCACTACAACTACGTGCCCGGCGGCCTGTGGATGAAGTACGCCAAGTGGGACGGCAGCGACGACGCCAAGAAGCTCTTCGCGATGATGGACGAGGCCAGCAAGGAAACGGACAAGGCCAAGAGGACCGAGCTCATCCACAAATATCTGGACTTCGTGGCTGAGCAGGCCATCCTCTACCCGGTCGTGCACAACGAGCTGATGACGGCCTGGGACCCGAAGAAGTTGTCCGGCATCCGCGCCCAGCCCTACCCCGGCATCAACCTCCTGCAGGCCAAGAGGACATGA
- a CDS encoding FadR/GntR family transcriptional regulator, translated as MAAVPRPTRPSRAVEAQEGVKDLIVRRGLVAGDPLPTESELMEQLQVSRNSIREALKALQAVGIVEIRHGFGMFVGRMSLAGLVDELAFHSRITLQNGKNHLAHLVEIRELLERGLVQRLIDLGAEADLTPVADVIARMDAEAEQGLVSPETDRLFHDLLYRPLGNPLVSQLLGAFWDVYYQLRDHLGTPDEPPGDVAKRHRDIYTAVLAGDGPAAAAAVTAHFDGVRNRLARLRG; from the coding sequence ATGGCCGCAGTTCCGCGTCCGACACGGCCCAGCCGTGCCGTCGAGGCCCAGGAGGGCGTCAAGGACCTGATCGTCCGGCGCGGTCTTGTGGCAGGGGATCCCTTGCCGACCGAGTCCGAGCTCATGGAGCAACTCCAGGTGAGCCGCAACTCGATCAGGGAGGCGCTCAAGGCGCTGCAGGCGGTCGGCATCGTCGAGATCCGCCACGGCTTCGGCATGTTCGTGGGCCGCATGTCGCTGGCCGGGCTGGTGGACGAGCTGGCCTTCCACAGCCGCATCACGCTGCAGAACGGCAAGAACCACCTCGCGCACCTCGTCGAGATCCGCGAGCTCCTGGAGCGCGGTCTCGTCCAGCGCCTCATCGACCTGGGCGCCGAGGCCGACCTGACGCCGGTGGCCGACGTCATCGCCCGGATGGACGCCGAGGCTGAGCAGGGCCTGGTCTCACCGGAGACCGACCGTCTCTTCCACGACCTGCTCTACCGGCCGCTCGGCAACCCGCTCGTGAGCCAGCTCCTGGGCGCGTTCTGGGATGTCTATTACCAGCTGCGCGACCACCTCGGCACGCCCGACGAGCCGCCGGGGGACGTGGCCAAGCGGCATCGCGACATCTACACGGCCGTGCTGGCGGGCGACGGGCCGGCCGCGGCCGCCGCCGTGACCGCCCACTTCGACGGCGTACGCAACCGGCTGGCCCGGCTCAGGGGCTGA
- a CDS encoding HD domain-containing protein — protein sequence MEIFTSWPSWKHAEVPLARALPATTVEALREAVAFAGRWHGVQQRPTGRLYVEHLLEALEVAVAGAGIDDRDVLVAIVLHDVLEDTPCTEREIARRFGDRVAELVRWVTKPRGAAKGDYLGSLVKAPPQAVLVKLADRASNVQELQRMSWRFQRRYYLETVAYIMPLAGAHPWFAQWYGEWRRHWRRVERWPA from the coding sequence ATGGAGATCTTCACGAGCTGGCCGTCCTGGAAGCACGCGGAGGTCCCGCTCGCGCGGGCGCTCCCGGCGACCACGGTGGAAGCGTTGCGGGAGGCGGTCGCGTTCGCCGGGCGGTGGCACGGGGTGCAGCAGCGGCCGACCGGGCGGCTGTACGTGGAGCATTTGCTGGAGGCGCTGGAGGTGGCCGTGGCCGGCGCCGGGATCGACGACCGGGACGTGCTGGTCGCGATCGTGCTGCACGACGTGCTGGAGGACACGCCGTGCACGGAGCGGGAGATCGCGCGACGGTTCGGGGATCGGGTGGCGGAGCTCGTGCGCTGGGTGACCAAGCCGCGCGGCGCGGCCAAGGGCGACTACCTGGGCTCGCTCGTCAAGGCGCCTCCGCAGGCCGTGCTCGTGAAGCTGGCCGACCGGGCGAGCAACGTGCAGGAGCTGCAGCGCATGTCGTGGCGGTTCCAGCGGCGCTACTACCTGGAGACCGTCGCGTACATCATGCCGCTGGCCGGCGCCCACCCCTGGTTCGCGCAGTGGTACGGCGAGTGGCGGCGGCACTGGCGCCGGGTGGAGCGCTGGCCCGCCTGA
- a CDS encoding DUF4429 domain-containing protein: MAEIAVPDGSWTFNGEILRVVPGSDKDVHDLRKTLGEVVVPRDAIAGVAFEPARKGGHLRLRLRKGADPLSDVAAGALTAPADPYRLSIPKTRTGAAEYFADEVRDTLVVYQTPAAPCEDYLLPGPDVPISATAGDGTAIFDGERVRLEWTGFASTEKEKAGPQEYPLSDVSGVEWKPQSGMGYGTLRFRIKGEGPAQQPQKDLRCVSWGIQRFGGATALVAAAVLARIPRDVPELPPLPPGADDVHDAVLRRLAELGELHRSGVLTDEEFALAKQAVIRRLQQS, translated from the coding sequence ATGGCCGAGATCGCCGTCCCCGACGGCTCCTGGACGTTCAATGGCGAGATCCTTCGCGTCGTGCCGGGCAGCGACAAGGACGTCCACGATCTGCGCAAGACGCTGGGCGAGGTGGTGGTCCCGCGCGACGCGATCGCGGGGGTGGCGTTCGAGCCGGCACGCAAGGGCGGGCACCTGCGTTTACGGTTGCGTAAAGGCGCCGATCCGCTGTCGGACGTGGCGGCGGGCGCGCTGACGGCGCCGGCGGACCCGTACCGGCTGTCGATCCCGAAGACCCGCACGGGCGCGGCCGAATACTTCGCCGACGAGGTCCGCGACACGCTGGTCGTCTACCAGACCCCGGCCGCCCCCTGCGAGGACTACCTGCTGCCCGGGCCCGACGTGCCCATCTCCGCCACCGCCGGCGACGGCACGGCCATCTTCGACGGCGAGCGCGTGCGGCTGGAGTGGACCGGGTTCGCCAGCACGGAGAAGGAGAAGGCGGGGCCACAGGAGTACCCACTGTCGGATGTGTCCGGCGTGGAGTGGAAGCCCCAGTCCGGCATGGGCTACGGCACGCTGCGCTTCCGGATCAAGGGCGAGGGCCCGGCCCAGCAGCCGCAGAAGGACCTGCGGTGCGTGTCGTGGGGGATCCAGCGCTTCGGCGGCGCGACCGCCCTGGTGGCCGCGGCCGTGCTCGCCCGCATCCCGCGCGACGTCCCCGAGCTTCCGCCGCTTCCGCCGGGCGCCGACGACGTGCACGACGCGGTCCTGCGCCGCCTGGCCGAGCTGGGCGAGCTGCACCGCTCGGGCGTGCTGACGGACGAGGAGTTCGCCCTCGCCAAACAGGCCGTGATCCGCCGCCTGCAACAATCCTGA